A single genomic interval of Longimicrobium sp. harbors:
- the truB gene encoding tRNA pseudouridine(55) synthase TruB, which yields MNGVLPVDKPVGPTSHDVVGAVRRALRIKQVGHTGTLDPFASGLLLVCIGPATRLAEYITPLPKTYLATMRLGESTDTDDHTGTVVSSSDSWRDVSPEAIEAALMAQVGEIDQVPPAYSAKKVAGERMYDVARRGGEVDLPPVRVTIHSLQVVSIDLPDVVFEVECGSGTYIRAIARDVGRALGAGGHLRELRRTHIGAHDVARAVPVDQLGDEALVASALLAPADAVSHLSHGRVDERGVADLGFGRAVAVDAEIADGETVAVLGPDGALLAIGEAAGGRVRPRKVFVAGA from the coding sequence GTGAACGGTGTTCTGCCGGTAGACAAGCCCGTCGGGCCCACCTCGCACGACGTGGTGGGCGCGGTTCGCCGCGCGCTGCGCATCAAGCAGGTGGGGCACACGGGGACGCTGGATCCCTTCGCCTCGGGCCTGCTGCTGGTCTGTATCGGTCCGGCGACGCGGCTGGCGGAGTACATCACGCCCCTGCCCAAGACCTATCTCGCCACGATGCGCTTGGGCGAGTCAACGGACACGGACGACCACACGGGAACGGTCGTCTCGTCGTCCGATTCGTGGCGCGACGTGTCCCCTGAAGCGATCGAGGCGGCGCTGATGGCGCAGGTGGGCGAGATCGACCAGGTGCCGCCTGCGTACTCGGCCAAGAAAGTGGCGGGCGAGCGGATGTACGACGTGGCGCGGCGGGGCGGGGAAGTGGACCTTCCGCCCGTGCGCGTGACCATCCACTCGCTCCAGGTCGTCTCCATCGACCTGCCTGATGTCGTCTTCGAGGTGGAGTGCGGCAGCGGCACGTACATCCGCGCCATCGCACGGGACGTCGGGCGCGCGCTCGGCGCGGGCGGGCACCTGCGCGAGCTCCGGCGCACGCACATCGGCGCGCATGACGTCGCTCGCGCCGTGCCCGTCGATCAGCTTGGCGACGAGGCGCTCGTCGCCTCCGCGCTGCTCGCTCCCGCGGATGCGGTGTCGCACCTGTCGCATGGGCGCGTGGACGAGCGCGGCGTGGCGGACCTGGGATTCGGCCGTGCGGTCGCCGTCGACGCCGAGATCGCCGATGGAGAGACGGTCGCGGTCCTCGGCCCGGACGGCGCACTGCTGGCCATCGGCGAGG